The sequence GGAAATAACAAAGCGCGATATCAGAGCTTTATCGAAAGAAGAGATTACAGAGTTTTTTGTCAGCAATGGAGATAAGGCATTCAGGGCAAAGCAGGTTTACGAATGGCTTTGGAGCAAAGGTGTGCACGATTTTGAATTGATGACAAACCTGTCGAAAGCTACCCGTGCTTTGTTGAATGAACATTTTGTTATTAAGCATATCAAGGTCGACGATATGCAGCGCAGTAGCGATGGTACTATCAAAAATGCTATCCGTCTGTTTGATGACAAAGTAGTGGAATCTGTTTTAATTCCAACCGAAAGACGAACTACTGCCTGCATTTCTTCGCAGGTTGGTTGTGCCCTGAACTGTGCTTTTTGTGCCACGGCGCGCATAAAAAATATGCGAAACCTGAGGGCAGATGAGATCTACGATCAGGTGGTGGCTGCCCACCAGCAGAGTAATTCTTTTTACGGACATCCCTTATCGAATATTGTGTTTATGGGGATGGGAGAGCCTTTGATGAACTACGATGAAGTAAAAAAGGCTATTGAAATGATTACTTCCGATGAAGGTCTTCAGATGTCGCCGCGCAGAATTGTGTTATCTACTGCCGGACTGCCAAAGAAGATAAAACAAATGGCAGATGATGAGGTAAAATTTGGTCTGGCTGTTTCTCTACATTCGGCCATAGATGAAAAGCGTTCCAGAATGATGCCGATAAATATTAAGAATTCACTTTCCGATTTGGCCGAGGCTCTAAAATACTGGTACGATAAAACCAAAAGTCGCGTTACCTATGAATATGTAGTGTGGAAAGATTTTAACGATAAACAGGAAGATATTGATGCTCTTATAAAATATGCGAGAATTATACCCTGTAAAAT comes from Bacteroidota bacterium and encodes:
- the rlmN gene encoding 23S rRNA (adenine(2503)-C(2))-methyltransferase RlmN — translated: MEEITKRDIRALSKEEITEFFVSNGDKAFRAKQVYEWLWSKGVHDFELMTNLSKATRALLNEHFVIKHIKVDDMQRSSDGTIKNAIRLFDDKVVESVLIPTERRTTACISSQVGCALNCAFCATARIKNMRNLRADEIYDQVVAAHQQSNSFYGHPLSNIVFMGMGEPLMNYDEVKKAIEMITSDEGLQMSPRRIVLSTAGLPKKIKQMADDEVKFGLAVSLHSAIDEKRSRMMPINIKNSLSDLAEALKYWYDKTKSRVTYEYVVWKDFNDKQEDIDALIKYARIIPCKINIIEYNQIEEDGFEQADPKVIDAYQRSLENAGIVVNVRRSRGKDIDAACGQLANKKS